A window of Streptomyces sp. DG1A-41 contains these coding sequences:
- a CDS encoding sugar ABC transporter permease, with product MTVAVDKRGGRVTGKQAHAGPPRHRPRDSYALFLLPGVLAFLAVIVLPFLMNTGVSFTDWQGVGSPSWSGLANYRELMDDSEFWASFRHSLFMVVAMALVPTAIGLVLAAALFDYVGKHFGSKTAAVLRACFYLPQVLPIAVAGIVWSWILAPDNGSLNELLRAIGLGSWQQDWLGDPDLALYSVMGVMVWVQIGFPLVVFMAGLQRVDPQLYEAAELDGAGWWRRFWHITLPQIRPETYVVLTWCTIAALKVFGAVYVLTKGGPGGATNVPSYFSFTTFFEKTQVGYGAAISTVLTVIILALSLVGLKLQTRAEDAEEGTRA from the coding sequence ATGACGGTCGCCGTCGACAAGCGGGGCGGGCGGGTGACCGGCAAGCAGGCCCATGCCGGCCCCCCGCGCCACCGCCCCCGCGACTCCTACGCCCTGTTCCTGCTCCCCGGCGTCCTCGCCTTCCTCGCCGTCATCGTCCTGCCGTTCCTGATGAACACGGGCGTGAGCTTCACCGACTGGCAGGGCGTGGGCAGCCCGAGCTGGTCGGGCCTGGCCAACTACCGCGAGCTGATGGACGACAGCGAGTTCTGGGCGTCGTTCCGGCACAGCCTGTTCATGGTCGTGGCGATGGCGCTCGTGCCGACGGCGATCGGCCTGGTCCTGGCCGCCGCCCTGTTCGACTACGTCGGCAAGCACTTCGGGTCGAAGACGGCCGCCGTGCTGCGGGCCTGCTTCTACCTCCCCCAGGTGCTTCCGATCGCGGTCGCCGGCATCGTCTGGAGCTGGATCCTCGCCCCCGACAACGGCTCCCTCAACGAACTCCTGAGGGCGATCGGTCTGGGCTCCTGGCAACAGGACTGGCTCGGCGACCCCGACCTCGCCCTCTACAGCGTCATGGGCGTCATGGTCTGGGTGCAGATCGGCTTCCCGCTGGTGGTGTTCATGGCGGGCCTGCAACGCGTCGACCCGCAGCTGTACGAGGCGGCCGAGCTGGACGGCGCCGGCTGGTGGCGCCGCTTCTGGCACATCACGCTGCCGCAGATCCGCCCGGAGACGTACGTCGTGCTCACCTGGTGCACGATCGCCGCGCTCAAGGTGTTCGGCGCGGTGTACGTGCTGACGAAGGGCGGCCCGGGCGGCGCCACCAACGTGCCTTCCTACTTCTCCTTCACCACGTTCTTCGAGAAGACCCAGGTCGGCTACGGCGCCGCGATCTCCACCGTGCTGACCGTGATCATCCTCGCCCTCTCCCTGGTCGGGCTGAAGCTCCAGACCCGGGCCGAGGACGCGGAGGAGGGGACCCGCGCATGA
- a CDS encoding glycosyltransferase, giving the protein MASHTRRSGPAPRARGGSRRRLPLRLLLPLLVLVALMAMLMLRGYVHSEILADHRVRPPAATDQVPEKIMRGGPVIDTRSGRTESLRLPDRRLVLTFDDGPDPVWTPKVLDILRKHEAHAVFFVTGTMASRYPDLVRRMVAEGHEVGLHTFNHPDLSYQSKKRIDWELSQNQLAISGAAGIRTSLFRPPYSSFADAMDNMSWPVTEYIGDRGYITVVNNTDSEDWRKPGVEEIIRKATPKGGKGAIVLMHDSGGDRHQTVEALDRMLPDLREQGYEFANLTEALDAPSAHSRVTGLEHWKGKAWIFLVQASEHLTDGLVVGLAIVGTLVIGRFVLMLLLSGLHARRVRRRGFSYGPPITEPVSVLVPAYNEAKCIENTVRSLAASDHPIEVLVIDDGSSDGTARIVEAMGLPNVRVVRQLNAGKPAALNRGVANARYDLIVMMDGDTVFEPSTVRELVQPFGDPRVGAVAGNAKVGNKDTLIGAWQHIEYVMGFNLDRRMYDVLRCMPTIPGAVGAFRRSALERVGGMSDDTLAEDTDITMALHRDGWRVVYAEKARAWTEAPETVQQLWSQRYRWSYGTMQAIWKHRRALVDKGASGRFGRVGLPLVSLFMVVAPLLAPLIDVFLVYGLVFGPTQKTIIAWLGVLAIQAVCAAYAFRLDRERMTHLVSLPLQQILYRQLMYVVLLQSWITALTGGRLRWQKLRRTGVVDTPGGGPVPRQRSQSSGERRPVA; this is encoded by the coding sequence ATGGCATCCCATACCCGCCGTTCCGGGCCCGCGCCCCGAGCCCGTGGCGGCAGCAGGCGACGCCTGCCCCTGCGCCTGCTGCTGCCCCTGCTCGTCCTCGTCGCGCTGATGGCGATGCTCATGCTGCGCGGGTACGTGCACAGCGAGATCCTCGCCGACCACCGGGTCCGGCCGCCCGCCGCCACCGACCAGGTGCCGGAGAAGATCATGCGAGGCGGGCCCGTCATCGACACCCGCAGCGGCCGCACGGAGAGCCTGCGCCTGCCCGACCGCCGCCTGGTCCTCACCTTCGACGACGGCCCGGACCCGGTCTGGACGCCGAAGGTCCTGGACATCCTGAGGAAGCACGAGGCGCACGCGGTCTTCTTCGTCACCGGCACCATGGCCTCGCGCTACCCGGACCTGGTCAGGCGCATGGTCGCGGAAGGCCACGAGGTCGGTCTGCACACCTTCAACCACCCCGACCTGTCCTACCAGTCCAAGAAGCGCATCGACTGGGAGCTGTCCCAGAACCAGCTCGCGATCTCGGGCGCGGCGGGCATCCGCACCTCTCTCTTCCGGCCGCCGTACTCCTCCTTCGCCGACGCCATGGACAACATGTCCTGGCCGGTGACCGAGTACATCGGCGACCGCGGCTACATCACCGTCGTCAACAACACCGACAGCGAGGACTGGCGCAAGCCCGGCGTCGAGGAGATCATCCGCAAGGCCACGCCCAAGGGCGGCAAGGGCGCCATCGTCCTGATGCACGACTCCGGCGGCGACCGCCACCAGACCGTCGAGGCACTGGACCGCATGCTGCCCGACCTGCGCGAGCAGGGATACGAGTTCGCCAATCTCACCGAGGCCCTCGACGCCCCGAGCGCGCACTCCCGGGTCACCGGCCTCGAACACTGGAAGGGCAAGGCGTGGATCTTCCTGGTGCAGGCCTCGGAGCACCTCACCGACGGGCTGGTCGTCGGCCTCGCGATCGTCGGCACCCTCGTCATCGGCCGCTTCGTCCTGATGCTGCTGCTCTCCGGGCTGCATGCACGCAGGGTGCGCCGCCGCGGCTTCAGCTATGGGCCGCCGATCACCGAACCGGTGTCGGTCCTGGTCCCGGCGTACAACGAGGCCAAGTGCATCGAGAACACCGTCCGTTCCCTCGCCGCCAGTGACCACCCCATCGAGGTCCTCGTCATCGACGACGGCTCCTCCGACGGCACGGCACGGATCGTGGAGGCCATGGGCCTGCCCAATGTCCGGGTGGTCCGCCAGCTCAACGCGGGCAAGCCGGCCGCGCTCAACCGCGGTGTGGCCAACGCCCGTTACGACCTGATCGTGATGATGGACGGCGACACGGTCTTCGAACCGTCCACCGTGCGCGAGCTGGTGCAGCCCTTCGGCGACCCGCGCGTGGGCGCGGTGGCGGGCAACGCCAAGGTCGGCAACAAGGACACCCTCATCGGCGCCTGGCAGCACATCGAATACGTGATGGGCTTCAACCTCGACCGCCGGATGTACGACGTGCTGCGCTGCATGCCGACGATCCCCGGCGCGGTCGGAGCCTTCCGCCGCAGCGCGCTGGAACGGGTCGGCGGCATGAGTGACGACACGCTCGCCGAGGACACCGACATCACCATGGCCCTGCACCGCGACGGCTGGCGCGTGGTCTACGCGGAGAAGGCCCGTGCCTGGACCGAGGCGCCCGAGACGGTCCAGCAACTGTGGTCCCAGCGCTACCGCTGGTCGTACGGCACCATGCAGGCCATCTGGAAACACCGCCGGGCGCTGGTGGACAAGGGCGCCTCGGGCCGCTTCGGCCGCGTGGGCCTGCCCCTGGTGTCCCTCTTCATGGTCGTGGCGCCCCTGCTGGCACCGCTGATCGACGTGTTCCTCGTCTACGGCCTCGTGTTCGGCCCGACCCAGAAGACGATCATCGCGTGGCTCGGCGTCCTGGCGATCCAGGCGGTCTGCGCGGCCTATGCCTTCCGACTCGACCGAGAGCGCATGACCCACCTCGTCTCCCTGCCCTTGCAGCAGATCCTCTACCGGCAGCTCATGTATGTCGTCCTGCTCCAGTCCTGGATCACCGCCCTCACCGGCGGCCGGCTGCGCTGGCAGAAGCTGCGGCGCACCGGTGTGGTCGACACGCCCGGGGGCGGCCCCGTGCCGCGCCAGCGGTCCCAGAGCAGCGGCGAGCGGAGGCCGGTGGCATGA
- a CDS encoding carbohydrate ABC transporter permease, whose amino-acid sequence MTAVRRYPVLAALCIAALFMVVPFLIVAVNAVKSPAEYAQSGPLSMPDGLYLDGLKDFWERVDYGQKLLNSLLISGAVAIFAAALSVLNAYAIGIGRVKGRTWVLAFFVLANMLPQEALVYPIYYLSKEVGLYDTRLSVIIVFTVIQAAFGTYLLSSVLGQFPREIIEAARIDGASKWQVLWRIVVPVSRPTLGVLLVFFFIWTWNEFLLPLVMLISNDNQTVSVALGVLQGQRLMDATMTNAAALLGVLPAIVFFLVFQRTLTRGIAVGAVK is encoded by the coding sequence ATGACCGCCGTACGCCGCTACCCGGTGCTGGCAGCCCTGTGCATCGCCGCGCTCTTCATGGTCGTCCCGTTCCTCATCGTGGCGGTCAACGCGGTCAAGTCCCCGGCCGAGTACGCCCAGAGCGGCCCGCTGAGCATGCCCGACGGCCTCTACCTGGACGGCCTGAAGGACTTCTGGGAACGCGTCGACTACGGCCAGAAGCTGCTGAACTCGCTCCTGATCAGCGGCGCGGTGGCGATCTTCGCGGCGGCTCTGTCCGTCCTCAACGCGTACGCGATCGGCATCGGCCGCGTCAAGGGCCGCACCTGGGTGCTGGCGTTCTTCGTGCTGGCCAACATGCTGCCGCAGGAGGCGCTGGTCTACCCGATCTACTACCTGAGCAAGGAGGTCGGCCTCTACGACACTCGGCTCAGCGTGATCATCGTCTTCACGGTGATCCAGGCGGCCTTCGGCACGTACCTGCTGTCGTCTGTGCTGGGCCAGTTCCCGCGCGAGATCATCGAGGCCGCCCGCATCGACGGTGCCAGCAAGTGGCAGGTCCTGTGGCGGATCGTCGTCCCCGTCAGCCGCCCCACCCTCGGCGTGCTCCTCGTCTTCTTCTTCATCTGGACCTGGAACGAGTTCCTGCTCCCCCTGGTCATGCTGATCTCCAACGACAACCAGACCGTGTCGGTGGCGCTCGGCGTCCTCCAGGGCCAGCGCCTGATGGACGCCACCATGACCAACGCGGCCGCCCTGCTCGGCGTGCTCCCCGCCATCGTCTTCTTCCTCGTCTTCCAGCGGACCCTCACCCGCGGCATCGCCGTGGGAGCCGTGAAGTAA
- a CDS encoding MFS transporter, giving the protein MPQLTPYRRLFGLSGARAFTAGNLIARLPMGMFSVSAVVMIAGTRGSYALAGAVTATGLAATAVVAPWTARLVDRHGQARVALPATVIAVLGSLALLLCVRHGAPDWTLFAAYAATATTPNTGGMSRARWAYLLKGDAKALHAANSFEQAADELCFMLGPALAAFLCGTFFPEAGTLAGAVLLMSGVLLFAAQRSTEPPPRGRTTTAGSPLRAPGIPPLLAVCLAMGAVFGATEVVTIAFADAQGHKAAAGVVLALQAAGSCAAGLVYGALRPAGSARARLPWCVAAMTALLTLPLLATALTGSLPLLAGTLLIAGMATAPTMVTTMTLVQQRTPEGHLNEGMTLAVTGLLGGIACGSAIGGWTVEHASAAAGYGVPVTAAAVALVLSLVLFGSSNRFTTSA; this is encoded by the coding sequence ATGCCGCAACTCACCCCGTACCGCCGTCTCTTCGGGCTGTCGGGCGCCCGTGCGTTCACCGCCGGGAACCTGATCGCCCGGTTGCCGATGGGCATGTTCAGCGTCAGCGCGGTCGTCATGATCGCCGGGACGCGGGGCTCGTACGCCCTCGCCGGTGCCGTCACGGCGACGGGGCTCGCGGCGACCGCGGTGGTCGCGCCGTGGACCGCGCGGCTCGTCGACCGGCACGGCCAGGCCCGGGTTGCCCTGCCCGCCACGGTGATCGCCGTCCTCGGCTCGCTCGCGCTGCTGCTGTGCGTGCGCCACGGCGCCCCCGACTGGACCCTCTTCGCGGCGTACGCCGCCACCGCGACGACCCCCAACACCGGCGGCATGTCCCGCGCCCGCTGGGCGTATCTGCTGAAAGGCGACGCGAAGGCCCTGCACGCCGCCAACTCCTTCGAGCAGGCCGCGGACGAGCTGTGCTTCATGCTCGGGCCGGCGCTCGCGGCCTTCCTGTGCGGCACGTTCTTCCCGGAGGCGGGCACGCTGGCCGGCGCGGTGCTGCTGATGTCGGGCGTCCTGCTGTTCGCAGCGCAGCGCTCGACCGAACCGCCGCCCCGGGGACGTACGACGACGGCCGGTTCACCGTTGCGGGCGCCCGGCATCCCGCCGCTGCTGGCCGTGTGCCTTGCGATGGGCGCGGTGTTCGGGGCGACGGAGGTCGTCACGATCGCGTTCGCGGACGCACAGGGTCACAAGGCGGCGGCCGGTGTGGTGCTCGCCCTCCAGGCGGCAGGCTCGTGCGCAGCCGGCCTGGTGTACGGGGCGCTGCGGCCGGCCGGGTCCGCGCGGGCCCGCCTGCCGTGGTGCGTGGCCGCGATGACGGCCCTGCTGACGCTGCCACTGCTCGCGACGGCCCTGACCGGCTCGCTCCCGCTGCTCGCCGGCACGCTGCTGATCGCCGGGATGGCGACCGCCCCGACCATGGTCACCACCATGACGCTGGTCCAGCAGCGCACCCCCGAGGGCCATCTGAACGAGGGCATGACCCTGGCCGTGACGGGCCTGCTCGGCGGCATCGCCTGCGGCAGCGCGATCGGCGGCTGGACGGTGGAGCACGCCTCGGCGGCGGCCGGGTACGGCGTGCCGGTGACGGCCGCCGCCGTGGCCCTGGTGCTCTCCCTCGTTCTGTTCGGGTCGTCGAATCGCTTCACCACGTCCGCGTAA
- a CDS encoding extracellular solute-binding protein, translating into MLTTRRRVVATAVVLAGALLVTSCGDSDSGSSDGKTLKLWHYEGPDSAMGAAWNEAIKEFEKTHPGVKVEFEEKGFEQIQKTAPMVLNSGDAPDLMEYNKGNATAGLLSKQGLLTDLTAEATKRGWDKKLSSGVRTTSVYDTNGVMGSGKWYGVPNYAEYTLVYYNKDLFKKHGIAEPKTLGDLTAAMDKFVDAGVTPLANAGAEYMAQQYLYQLALSKADRSWVDAYELYKGKTDFHDTAWTYGAETFADWVKKGYIAKTSSSTKAEDAGVSFMQGKAPIMFSGSWWFGRVAAEAKFDWGTFLWPDSNLTLGSGGNLWVVPKGAKNKELAYDFIDITMSKKIQNLLGNKGGVPVAADPNAITDPRAKALIANFNTLSQRDGLAFYPDWPVPGFYDVLVSETQKLITGSARPDEYLDALQEAYDKGAPKR; encoded by the coding sequence ATGTTGACGACACGAAGGCGTGTGGTGGCGACGGCGGTGGTCCTGGCCGGAGCACTGCTGGTGACCTCCTGCGGTGACTCGGACAGCGGCTCCTCCGACGGCAAGACCCTGAAGCTCTGGCACTACGAGGGCCCGGACAGCGCGATGGGCGCCGCCTGGAACGAGGCCATCAAGGAGTTCGAGAAGACGCACCCGGGCGTGAAGGTCGAGTTCGAGGAGAAGGGCTTCGAACAGATCCAGAAAACCGCGCCCATGGTCCTCAACTCCGGCGACGCCCCGGACCTCATGGAGTACAACAAGGGCAACGCCACGGCGGGCCTGCTCTCCAAGCAGGGCCTGCTCACCGACCTCACGGCCGAGGCCACCAAGCGCGGCTGGGACAAGAAGCTCAGCTCCGGTGTGCGCACCACCAGCGTGTACGACACCAACGGGGTCATGGGCTCCGGCAAGTGGTACGGCGTGCCCAACTACGCCGAGTACACGCTGGTCTACTACAACAAGGACCTGTTCAAGAAGCACGGCATCGCCGAGCCGAAGACGCTGGGCGACCTGACCGCCGCGATGGACAAGTTCGTCGACGCGGGCGTCACCCCGCTGGCCAACGCGGGCGCCGAGTACATGGCCCAGCAGTACCTGTACCAGCTGGCCCTGTCGAAGGCGGACCGCTCCTGGGTCGACGCCTACGAGCTGTACAAGGGCAAGACCGACTTCCACGACACGGCCTGGACGTACGGCGCCGAAACCTTCGCCGACTGGGTGAAGAAGGGCTACATCGCCAAGACCTCGTCGAGCACCAAGGCGGAGGACGCCGGCGTCTCCTTCATGCAGGGCAAGGCGCCGATCATGTTCTCCGGCAGCTGGTGGTTCGGCCGGGTCGCGGCGGAGGCGAAGTTCGACTGGGGCACCTTCCTGTGGCCCGACTCGAACCTGACCCTGGGCTCCGGCGGCAACCTCTGGGTCGTCCCGAAGGGCGCCAAGAACAAGGAGCTCGCCTACGACTTCATCGACATCACCATGTCGAAGAAGATCCAGAACCTGCTCGGCAACAAGGGCGGCGTCCCGGTCGCGGCCGACCCGAACGCCATCACCGACCCGCGGGCAAAGGCCCTCATCGCGAACTTCAACACGCTCTCCCAGAGGGACGGCCTGGCTTTCTACCCCGACTGGCCGGTCCCCGGCTTCTACGACGTCCTCGTCTCCGAGACGCAGAAGCTGATCACGGGCAGCGCGCGACCGGACGAGTACCTGGACGCGTTGCAGGAGGCGTACGACAAGGGCGCACCGAAGCGATGA
- the yicI gene encoding alpha-xylosidase: MKFTDGYWLLREGITAAYPVEVLDVTAQDGALEIHAPTQPIRHRGDLLKGPVVTISAHAPMPDVIGVTFTHFDGEQPRGPEFEVATQDVPAQVAYDDEHATLTSGALSVRVARTGSWHVDFLAHGRTLTSSSTKGMGIMREASGGHYLREQLNLGVGTSVYGLGERFGPLVKNGQVVDIWNADGGTATEQAYKNVPFYLTDAGYGVFVDHPGKVSFEVGSEVVSRVQFSAETQQLTYYVIYGPSPKEILRKFTELTGRPALPPPWSFGLWLSTSFTTSYDEETVTSFIEGMRERELPLSVFHFDCFWMREFNWCDFQWDPRVFPDPEGMLARLHARGLRVCVWINPYIAQRSPLFAEGKALGHLLKRPDGSVWQWDLWQPGMALVDFTSQAARDWYAAKLEALLAQGVDCFKTDFGERVPVDVAWSDGSDPERMHNYYTYLYNRTVFDVLRKHRGEEEAVVFARSATAGSQKFPVHWGGDCEATYESMAESLRGGLSLGLSGFGYWSHDIGGFEGTPTPALFKRWIAFGLLSSHSRLHGSSSYRVPWLFDEEAVDVLRLFTRLKLRLMPYLYEAARTAHAEGLPMMRAMVLEFPDDPGCAHLERQYMLGPDLLVAPVFSDEGNVSYYVPEGTWTHFLTGRTVTGPRWVREQHDFLSVPLLVRPGAVIPVGAVDDRPDYDHADGVTLRAYGLRRGDQVTVPVGDVTFTVVREGETLRASCSDPAAPWGLASGEREVRAQNGTGFLTLELG, encoded by the coding sequence ATGAAGTTCACCGACGGCTACTGGCTGCTGCGCGAGGGCATCACCGCGGCCTATCCGGTCGAAGTCCTCGACGTCACCGCGCAGGACGGCGCGCTGGAGATCCACGCGCCGACCCAGCCCATCCGCCACCGCGGCGACCTGCTGAAGGGACCGGTCGTGACGATCAGCGCGCACGCCCCGATGCCCGACGTCATCGGCGTCACCTTCACCCACTTCGACGGCGAGCAGCCGCGCGGACCGGAGTTCGAGGTCGCCACACAGGACGTCCCGGCGCAGGTGGCGTACGACGACGAGCACGCGACCCTGACGTCCGGCGCGCTGTCGGTGCGGGTGGCCCGCACCGGCTCCTGGCACGTCGACTTCCTCGCCCACGGCCGCACCCTCACCTCCAGCTCCACCAAGGGCATGGGCATCATGCGGGAGGCGTCCGGCGGGCACTACCTGCGCGAGCAGCTCAACCTGGGCGTCGGCACGTCCGTCTACGGCCTCGGCGAACGCTTCGGCCCGCTGGTCAAGAACGGCCAGGTCGTCGACATCTGGAACGCCGACGGCGGCACGGCCACCGAGCAGGCCTACAAGAACGTCCCGTTCTACCTGACGGACGCGGGCTACGGCGTCTTCGTCGACCACCCGGGCAAGGTGTCCTTCGAGGTCGGCTCGGAGGTCGTCTCACGGGTGCAGTTCAGCGCCGAGACACAGCAGTTGACGTACTACGTCATCTACGGGCCGAGCCCGAAGGAGATCCTGCGGAAGTTCACCGAGCTCACCGGGCGTCCGGCGCTCCCGCCGCCCTGGTCGTTCGGCCTGTGGCTGTCGACGTCCTTCACCACCTCCTACGACGAGGAGACGGTCACCTCCTTCATCGAGGGCATGCGGGAGCGTGAACTCCCCCTGTCCGTCTTCCACTTCGACTGTTTCTGGATGCGCGAGTTCAACTGGTGCGACTTCCAGTGGGACCCGCGGGTCTTCCCCGACCCGGAGGGCATGCTGGCGCGGCTGCACGCGCGGGGCCTGCGGGTGTGCGTGTGGATCAACCCGTACATCGCCCAGCGCTCCCCGCTGTTCGCCGAGGGCAAGGCGCTCGGGCATCTGCTGAAGCGGCCGGACGGCAGTGTCTGGCAGTGGGACCTGTGGCAGCCCGGTATGGCGCTGGTCGACTTCACCAGCCAGGCGGCCCGTGACTGGTACGCCGCGAAGCTGGAGGCGCTGCTCGCGCAGGGCGTCGACTGCTTCAAGACGGACTTCGGCGAGCGGGTGCCGGTCGACGTGGCCTGGTCCGACGGCTCGGACCCGGAGCGCATGCACAACTACTACACGTACCTGTACAACCGCACCGTCTTCGACGTGCTGCGCAAGCACCGCGGCGAGGAGGAGGCCGTCGTGTTCGCGCGGTCGGCGACGGCCGGCAGCCAGAAGTTCCCCGTGCACTGGGGCGGCGACTGCGAGGCCACGTACGAGTCGATGGCCGAGTCGCTGAGGGGTGGCCTGTCGCTGGGGCTGTCCGGTTTCGGCTACTGGAGCCACGACATCGGCGGCTTCGAGGGCACGCCGACGCCCGCGCTGTTCAAGCGGTGGATCGCCTTCGGCCTGCTGTCCTCGCACAGCCGCCTGCACGGCAGCTCCTCCTACCGGGTCCCGTGGCTGTTCGACGAGGAGGCCGTGGACGTCCTGCGGCTGTTCACCCGGCTGAAGCTGCGGCTCATGCCCTACCTGTACGAGGCCGCCCGAACCGCCCACGCCGAGGGCCTGCCGATGATGCGGGCGATGGTGCTGGAGTTCCCGGACGACCCGGGCTGCGCCCACCTGGAGCGGCAGTACATGCTCGGGCCGGACCTGCTGGTGGCGCCGGTGTTCTCCGACGAGGGGAACGTCTCGTACTACGTGCCCGAGGGCACCTGGACGCACTTCCTGACCGGCCGGACGGTGACCGGGCCGCGCTGGGTGCGCGAGCAGCACGACTTCCTGAGCGTGCCGCTGCTGGTCCGGCCGGGCGCGGTGATCCCGGTGGGCGCGGTGGACGACCGGCCCGACTACGACCATGCCGACGGGGTGACCCTGCGGGCGTACGGCCTGAGGCGGGGCGACCAGGTGACGGTGCCGGTCGGGGACGTGACCTTCACCGTCGTACGCGAAGGCGAGACCCTGCGGGCGTCCTGCAGCGACCCGGCGGCGCCCTGGGGACTGGCCTCCGGCGAGCGCGAGGTGCGGGCGCAGAACGGGACCGGGTTCCTGACGCTGGAGCTGGGCTGA